The Thermosipho affectus genomic sequence GCACTAATCTGGGCAATATCCTTTATATTAAAATGCTCAATTAGTCTATCTAAATATTTTTTGTATTTTTGGCTTCCATATCCGGCTAATATATATGGTTTTTTTATCCCCTGTTTTTTTATAAAATCCTCACCAAGTTCAATTATCTTGTCAACTACACCCGAAAATTTCCTATCTTTTGCAACCAATTCTACCGTTCCATCACTGTCCACACTCAAAATGGGTTTTATTTTTAATATTCTACCCAACAGTGCTTTTGCTTTACCTATTCTTCCTCCCTTTTCTAAGTATTTTAAAGACATTACCCCAAAAAGAAGTTTCGTATTCTTTCTTAACTCATCAACAAGCTCCTGGGTAATCTTTACCCCTTTTTCCAAATAATGAACAATTCCTCTATATAGCACATACAATTCAACACTAGCACTTTTTAAATCCAAAACAGTTACTCTATCCTTATACGGGGCACTAATTGCTTTAAACATGTTGTATGTTCCACTTAATTTACTAGATATAGAAAGCATATATACATGTTCATAACTTTCCAATAATTTTTTTAGCAAATCTTCCGTTTCCTTGGGATTTGGCAATGAAGTAGAAAAAGTTTCTGCCTTATCTAGCATGCCGTAAAAATCATCAACGGTTAAATTTTCCTTATCAATATACTCTCTACCATCAATATACACTCTTAAAGGCGCATAAAAAATAGGATATTTCAATTCTACATCGGGTTTATCAAAAGATGAATCAACAATAAATGCAACCATTTCCTATCCCCCCAAATACTCATGAGGATTTATTTCATCCTTAACATCCTCTGTTATTATTATAACATTTTCACCATCACAATGTAAAAAACCATCATCAACTATATACTCAAATTTTTCATCGTTTTTTTTTGCAATTACTTTATCTACTTTTAACTTTGCTATAATCGGAGCCCTATCCTTTAAAATTCCCATTTCTCCCACTTCTGTTCTTACGGTAACAATATCTACTTCTTTATCAAAATACAAACCATTTGGATAATATATCTTTAGGCGCAAATTCTTCACCTCCAAAAAATGCGTGAGCAAAATTGCTCACGCTTTTTGTAATTTTTTGGCCTTTTCAACTGCCTCATCTATAGTACCAACCATGTAAAATGCCATTTCTGGTAAGTCATCATGCTTTCCATCTAATATTTCTTTAAATCCTCTTATTGTCTCACTAACTGGCACATATTTTCCAGGAATATTACTGAATTTCTCAGCAACGTGCACAGGTTGACTCAAGAATCTTTCTATCTTTCTGGCCCTTTGAACTATTAGTTTATCCTCTTCCGATAGTTCTTCCATACCAAGAATTGCAATGATATCTTGCAAATCTTTGTATCTTTGCAATACTTCTTGGACACCTCTTGCCACTTCATAGTGTTCCTGACCCACTACATTAGGATCCAACATCTTTGAAGTAGAATCTAATGGATCCACAGCAGGATAAAGCCCTAAAGCTGCTCTTCTTCTTGACAAAACTACAGTAGCATCAAGGTGAGTAAATGTTGTAGCAGGAGCAGGATCGGTAATATCATCAGCGGGAACGTAAATTGCCTGCACCGAAGTAATTGATCCCTTCTTTGTGGAGGTAATCCTTTCTTGAAGTTCTCCCATATCCGTCGCAAGGGTGGGTTGATATCCCACTGCAGATGGCATCCTTCCAAGAAGTGCTGATACTTCACTACCAGCCTGAACAAACCTAAAAATATTGTCTATAAATAACAAAACGTCCCTTCCTTCAACATCTCTAAAGTACTCTGCAATAGTCAACGCAGACAGAGCCACCCTAAACCTTGCCCCAGGGGGTTCATTCATTTGTCCAAAAACCAACACGGTATTGTCAAGCACTTCCGCTTCTTCCATGTCCAGGTATAATTCGTTACCTTCTCTTGTTCTTTCACCAACACCGGCAAACATGGAAAAACCATGGTGCTCAATTGCTATATTCCTTATCAATTCCATAACCAAAACAGTTTTTCCAACACCTGCGCCACCAAAAAATCCTATTTTTCCACCTTTTGGGAACGGAGCAAGAAGGTCTATAACCTTTATACCTGTTTCCAATATCTCAACCGATGTGGATTGTTCAGTAATGGATGGTGGAGTTCTGTGTATCGGCCAATATTCTACATTTTCAACTTTTTCCAATCCATCAATTGGCTCACCTATAACGTTAAACATTCTTCCCAAAGCACCTTTTCCCACAGGAACTTTTATAGGTTCACCTGTATTTATAACTTCAAGACCTCTCATTAATCCATCTGTAGTGTCAAGTGCAACTGTTCTTACAGCGTTATCACCTATGAGCTGTTCAACCTCTAAAATAAGCTTTTTACCAGTTTGAGGATTTACAACCTCTAAAGCATCATATATATCTGGAAGTTCCTCCTCATCAAATTGAACATCCACTACAGGACCTATTA encodes the following:
- a CDS encoding F0F1 ATP synthase subunit epsilon, whose translation is MRLKIYYPNGLYFDKEVDIVTVRTEVGEMGILKDRAPIIAKLKVDKVIAKKNDEKFEYIVDDGFLHCDGENVIIITEDVKDEINPHEYLGG
- a CDS encoding DegV family protein: MVAFIVDSSFDKPDVELKYPIFYAPLRVYIDGREYIDKENLTVDDFYGMLDKAETFSTSLPNPKETEDLLKKLLESYEHVYMLSISSKLSGTYNMFKAISAPYKDRVTVLDLKSASVELYVLYRGIVHYLEKGVKITQELVDELRKNTKLLFGVMSLKYLEKGGRIGKAKALLGRILKIKPILSVDSDGTVELVAKDRKFSGVVDKIIELGEDFIKKQGIKKPYILAGYGSQKYKKYLDRLIEHFNIKDIAQISAAVGVHTGPEVFGIVIGQF
- the atpD gene encoding F0F1 ATP synthase subunit beta, with the translated sequence MSKKSKGKILRVIGPVVDVQFDEEELPDIYDALEVVNPQTGKKLILEVEQLIGDNAVRTVALDTTDGLMRGLEVINTGEPIKVPVGKGALGRMFNVIGEPIDGLEKVENVEYWPIHRTPPSITEQSTSVEILETGIKVIDLLAPFPKGGKIGFFGGAGVGKTVLVMELIRNIAIEHHGFSMFAGVGERTREGNELYLDMEEAEVLDNTVLVFGQMNEPPGARFRVALSALTIAEYFRDVEGRDVLLFIDNIFRFVQAGSEVSALLGRMPSAVGYQPTLATDMGELQERITSTKKGSITSVQAIYVPADDITDPAPATTFTHLDATVVLSRRRAALGLYPAVDPLDSTSKMLDPNVVGQEHYEVARGVQEVLQRYKDLQDIIAILGMEELSEEDKLIVQRARKIERFLSQPVHVAEKFSNIPGKYVPVSETIRGFKEILDGKHDDLPEMAFYMVGTIDEAVEKAKKLQKA